A window of Ignavibacterium sp. contains these coding sequences:
- the ychF gene encoding redox-regulated ATPase YchF produces the protein MQIGIVGLPYSGKTTLFQTITKTLLDPTELTKSETHQAVIKVPDERLDKLTEIFNPKKKVNATIEVVDVVGLQKGDSGSTQFTGNFLSKVKTNDALVQVVRLFDNPAVPHPDGSINMMRDVNAFETEFILSDMALIEKRIESIKKQILKTQDEKLKKELPVLEKCLELLQEEKPLRDHHFTKDELQMLKTYQLLSIKPMLIALNFDETQVNDTEKYLNEVIKHKSGHNTKVLFFFGKIEMEMADLSEEDAKAFMQDYGITESALDKLIREAYDLLGLQSFFTVGEDECRAWTIKKGMNAQEAAGEIHTDFFKKFIRAEVVHYDDFIECGGSFAKAKELGKWRLEGKEYIVKDGDIISVRHS, from the coding sequence ATGCAAATTGGAATTGTAGGACTTCCCTACTCTGGTAAAACAACTTTATTTCAAACAATAACAAAAACACTTTTAGATCCAACAGAATTAACAAAGTCAGAAACTCATCAGGCGGTAATAAAAGTGCCTGATGAAAGATTAGATAAGCTTACAGAAATTTTTAATCCGAAGAAAAAAGTTAATGCAACAATAGAAGTTGTTGATGTGGTTGGATTGCAGAAGGGAGATTCGGGATCAACTCAATTTACAGGAAACTTTTTATCGAAAGTTAAAACAAATGATGCACTTGTGCAGGTAGTAAGATTATTCGACAATCCTGCTGTTCCGCATCCTGATGGTTCAATTAATATGATGCGTGATGTAAACGCATTCGAAACAGAATTTATTCTTTCAGATATGGCTTTGATTGAAAAGAGGATTGAAAGTATTAAGAAGCAGATACTGAAAACTCAGGATGAAAAACTAAAAAAAGAATTACCTGTACTTGAGAAGTGTCTTGAGCTTTTGCAGGAAGAAAAACCTTTGCGAGATCATCACTTTACAAAAGATGAGCTTCAGATGTTAAAAACCTATCAGCTACTTTCAATTAAACCAATGCTGATAGCTCTTAACTTTGATGAAACTCAGGTTAATGATACAGAGAAATATCTGAATGAAGTGATTAAGCATAAATCCGGACATAATACAAAAGTGCTTTTCTTCTTCGGAAAGATTGAAATGGAAATGGCGGATTTATCAGAAGAAGATGCAAAAGCATTTATGCAGGATTATGGAATTACGGAGTCAGCTCTTGATAAACTTATCCGCGAAGCTTATGACTTACTTGGCTTACAGTCCTTTTTTACCGTTGGTGAAGATGAATGTCGTGCCTGGACTATTAAAAAAGGTATGAACGCTCAGGAAGCTGCCGGAGAAATTCACACAGACTTTTTCAAAAAATTTATTCGTGCAGAAGTTGTTCACTACGACGACTTTATTGAATGCGGTGGTTCATTCGCAAAGGCAAAAGAACTTGGCAAATGGCGACTCGAAGGCAAAGAATACATCGTTAAAGACGGTGATATAATTTCCGTAAGGCATAGCTGA
- a CDS encoding ATP-binding protein, which translates to MLTLNLFRMIKRKITSKLLLSLSDSPVVVIQGARQTGKSTLVKYLSEEIYPATYLTFDDLTILSAAQSNPIDFISAYSGSVIIDEVQRVPEIFLAIKRFVDRDRKPGKFILTGSANILFLPRISESLAGRVEILKLFPFSQSEISGTEKNFIDELSSNHFNPLTFEIKKNNLTEKIIRGGYPEVLTRKDLERLKAWFSSYITTILQRDVRDISNIEKLSDLPKLLSLLASRAGTLLNIAELSRSSAIPQTTLKRYMALLEATFMISLLPAWSGNLSKRIIKTPKVYLIDTGILSYLTGFEENKVTSDPLSWGRILENFVLMELIKQASWSRKNLSLFHYRSASGQEIDFIIEKDDGKIIAVEVKASSKVDDSDFRHIRTFAEENGKKFLRGIVFYTGAQIVPFGKNLFAIPVNALW; encoded by the coding sequence ATGCTTACCTTAAATTTGTTCCGTATGATAAAGAGAAAGATTACATCAAAATTACTTCTGTCTTTATCCGATTCACCGGTTGTGGTTATTCAGGGTGCCCGTCAGACAGGAAAGAGTACGCTCGTAAAATATTTATCAGAAGAAATATACCCCGCGACCTATCTGACTTTTGATGATTTAACCATTTTATCAGCAGCCCAAAGCAATCCAATTGATTTTATATCGGCATATTCGGGGAGTGTTATCATTGATGAAGTTCAAAGGGTTCCTGAAATATTTTTAGCAATAAAGAGATTTGTTGATCGGGACAGAAAGCCCGGAAAATTTATTTTGACTGGTTCAGCGAACATTCTTTTCTTACCCAGAATATCAGAATCTCTTGCAGGAAGGGTTGAAATTCTAAAACTATTTCCCTTTTCACAAAGCGAAATCAGTGGAACCGAAAAGAATTTTATTGATGAGCTCTCATCAAATCATTTTAATCCCTTAACATTTGAGATAAAAAAAAATAATCTGACAGAGAAAATAATACGTGGCGGCTATCCCGAAGTTTTAACAAGAAAAGATTTGGAAAGATTAAAAGCATGGTTTTCTTCCTATATAACAACCATACTTCAGCGTGATGTAAGAGATATTTCTAATATTGAAAAACTAAGTGATTTACCAAAACTTTTGTCTTTGCTCGCAAGCAGAGCCGGAACATTACTAAATATTGCCGAGCTTTCACGTTCATCAGCAATCCCACAGACAACATTAAAAAGATATATGGCCTTACTCGAGGCTACTTTTATGATTAGTCTTTTGCCCGCGTGGTCAGGAAATTTATCCAAAAGAATTATAAAGACACCAAAAGTTTATCTAATCGATACGGGAATATTATCTTATTTAACCGGCTTTGAAGAAAATAAAGTTACCTCGGATCCTTTATCCTGGGGAAGAATATTAGAAAATTTTGTTCTTATGGAACTAATTAAACAAGCAAGCTGGAGCAGAAAAAATTTATCTCTTTTTCATTACAGGTCTGCATCCGGACAAGAAATTGATTTTATTATTGAAAAGGATGATGGAAAGATTATCGCTGTCGAAGTTAAAGCTTCATCGAAAGTAGACGACTCTGATTTCAGACACATAAGAACTTTTGCAGAAGAAAACGGAAAGAAATTTCTCAGAGGAATAGTTTTTTACACAGGAGCGCAGATAGTTCCCTTTGGTAAAAATCTTTTTGCTATACCTGTAAATGCTTTATGGTAG
- a CDS encoding DUF933 domain-containing protein has protein sequence MNFFNNQLKNIGGIERILADLLKKFIRAEVVHYHDFIECSGSFEKAKELGKWRLEGKEYIVKDGDIISVRHS, from the coding sequence ATTAATTTTTTTAATAATCAGCTTAAGAATATTGGTGGTATTGAGAGAATTTTAGCAGACTTGCTCAAAAAATTTATTCGTGCAGAAGTTGTTCACTACCACGACTTTATTGAATGCAGTGGTTCATTCGAAAAAGCAAAAGAACTTGGCAAATGGCGACTCGAAGGCAAAGAATACATCGTTAAAGACGGTGATATAATTTCCGTAAGGCATAGCTGA
- a CDS encoding HsmA family protein, producing the protein MSTLQILSVVLITAALICYSIGVWAERIAKYLKRWHVLFFWSGFIFDVSGTYAMHLLATGPFDITELHTLTGQIALWLMFFHAIWATRAIIKKDERLLKTFHRFSVFVWLVWLIPYFGGMFLGMSK; encoded by the coding sequence ATGTCAACCTTACAAATATTATCCGTTGTTTTAATTACAGCAGCATTAATCTGTTACAGTATTGGTGTATGGGCAGAACGTATTGCAAAATATCTGAAACGTTGGCATGTTCTCTTTTTCTGGTCGGGATTTATATTTGATGTATCCGGAACTTATGCAATGCACTTGCTTGCAACCGGTCCTTTTGATATTACAGAACTGCATACATTAACAGGACAGATTGCATTATGGTTAATGTTTTTTCACGCGATATGGGCAACAAGGGCAATAATAAAAAAAGATGAACGGCTATTAAAAACTTTTCACCGCTTCAGTGTTTTTGTCTGGTTGGTTTGGTTAATTCCCTACTTTGGCGGAATGTTTCTTGGAATGAGTAAGTGA
- a CDS encoding HNH endonuclease, whose translation MKHLFYKPNFKVDDIISYAELVSAEGVNLQKGMNFQIKPEYSIFLMSVRKNAPYKDEWDDKTNTLIYEGHDVPGNLSDDPKEEDQPLTTPKGSLTENGKFFTVAQAYKIGLIKEPHRIKVYEKIKDGIWCYKGFFNLVDANYLNKGKRRVFKFYLKPVEFISKKKEVELPHSRIIPTAVKLEVWARDKGQCVLCGSKENLHFDHDIPYSKGGTSLTAENVRILCMKHNLKKSNKILTIPPIFLSIS comes from the coding sequence ATGAAACACTTATTTTATAAACCTAACTTTAAAGTAGACGATATTATTTCTTATGCTGAATTAGTTTCGGCAGAAGGTGTCAATTTACAAAAAGGGATGAATTTTCAAATTAAGCCTGAGTATTCCATCTTTCTAATGTCTGTTCGTAAAAATGCACCATATAAAGATGAATGGGATGATAAAACTAACACTTTAATTTATGAGGGCCATGATGTGCCTGGCAATTTGTCTGATGATCCAAAAGAAGAAGATCAGCCATTAACGACTCCAAAAGGTTCCCTAACAGAAAATGGAAAATTTTTTACTGTTGCCCAAGCTTACAAAATTGGCTTAATAAAAGAACCTCACAGAATAAAAGTTTATGAAAAAATAAAGGATGGAATATGGTGCTACAAAGGATTCTTCAACCTTGTTGACGCTAATTATTTGAATAAAGGGAAAAGAAGAGTATTTAAATTTTACTTAAAGCCAGTTGAATTTATTTCGAAGAAAAAAGAAGTTGAACTGCCTCACTCGAGAATAATTCCAACAGCAGTTAAGTTGGAGGTCTGGGCAAGAGATAAAGGGCAATGTGTTCTTTGTGGCTCAAAAGAAAATCTGCACTTTGATCACGACATACCGTATTCTAAGGGGGGCACAAGTTTAACTGCAGAGAATGTGAGAATACTTTGCATGAAACATAATCTGAAAAAGTCAAATAAGATTTTAACAATACCACCTATCTTTTTAAGCATTTCCTGA
- a CDS encoding PIN domain-containing protein, translating to MKPVVLDSYALIAYLNKEEGYDRVSEIFEKCSEADEFALMCVVNLGEVYYHALRVGGEQKAKFFLEIVKALPIDIVEANINLTLAAAEIKAFNKMSFADAFAAALAKLKKATLVTGDKEFKVLENEIKITWI from the coding sequence ATGAAGCCGGTGGTTCTTGACAGTTATGCTTTGATTGCATATCTGAACAAAGAAGAGGGTTACGATCGTGTTTCTGAAATTTTTGAAAAATGCTCAGAAGCTGATGAATTTGCACTTATGTGCGTCGTAAACCTGGGTGAAGTATATTATCATGCATTGCGTGTTGGAGGTGAACAGAAAGCTAAATTTTTTCTTGAGATAGTAAAAGCACTTCCAATTGATATTGTTGAGGCAAATATAAATCTGACTTTGGCTGCAGCAGAAATTAAAGCCTTCAATAAAATGTCTTTTGCGGATGCGTTCGCTGCAGCTTTGGCTAAATTAAAGAAAGCTACTCTAGTTACAGGAGATAAAGAATTTAAAGTCCTTGAAAATGAAATTAAAATAACCTGGATATAA
- a CDS encoding AbrB/MazE/SpoVT family DNA-binding domain-containing protein, with product METAVVTSKGQIVIPVKIRRKLGIKGGSKVALIEQGDKVIIQPLDKEYFNKLAGILGEKGKMLKSLMEDKKKEREL from the coding sequence ATGGAAACTGCTGTAGTAACTTCAAAAGGACAAATTGTAATACCGGTTAAGATTAGAAGGAAACTTGGTATTAAAGGCGGCTCCAAGGTTGCTTTAATCGAACAGGGAGATAAGGTAATAATTCAGCCGCTTGATAAAGAATACTTTAATAAGCTTGCCGGTATCCTTGGAGAAAAAGGTAAAATGCTTAAGTCGCTGATGGAAGATAAAAAGAAAGAAAGAGAACTATGA
- a CDS encoding M20/M25/M40 family metallo-hydrolase — protein sequence MKTLIYILLLIGFTIIKPQDRNAVSQITKESLIKTVSILSSKEFDGRLPGSEGYDKAAKFVANKFLEMKLKPFGDAGYFQFLNVEYNKVDTPVVFEAIIDSETITYKHGKDFVLRGFSGANSFTLPVAFCGYGISRPDLGYDDYQNVNVKNKIVIVFKQNPKWKIDDKEWGSAYPREKSLVAKQKGAKGILFVSLPNDEKPQPLIGSVMHGEGEQPTDFPQLHISIEAANQVLQKVGLTLSECQTKIDEKKKPFSFLTRTKAKVITTTYYQKEAKTMNVVALLEGSDPVLKNEYVVIGAHLDHVGSQAGLLFPGANDNASGSAGVLEIAKAFVADKVKPKRSIIFVLFASEEQGLNGSKHFVENLKVSKEKIIAMLNLDCIGYGDSIQVGNGKSSPKLWQIAKEFDEKNFKLMVNDTWSGGGADATPFHEKGIPSLYFVSKYSYDHLHLPTDTVETLNPDLYEKIVKLAFLAAKHIADGKYEREIIK from the coding sequence ATGAAAACACTTATCTACATTCTTCTTCTAATCGGTTTTACAATAATTAAACCACAGGATAGAAACGCAGTTTCTCAAATCACAAAAGAATCATTAATAAAAACTGTTTCAATCCTTTCATCCAAAGAATTTGATGGAAGACTGCCTGGCAGCGAAGGATATGATAAAGCCGCAAAGTTTGTCGCAAATAAATTTCTCGAAATGAAATTAAAACCTTTTGGTGATGCCGGCTATTTTCAGTTTCTGAATGTTGAATACAACAAAGTTGATACACCTGTAGTCTTCGAAGCAATTATTGATTCAGAAACAATCACATATAAACACGGAAAGGATTTTGTTTTAAGAGGATTCAGCGGAGCTAATAGTTTTACTTTGCCGGTTGCATTTTGCGGATATGGAATTTCAAGACCTGATTTAGGTTATGATGATTATCAGAATGTAAATGTCAAAAACAAAATTGTAATTGTGTTCAAGCAAAATCCAAAATGGAAAATTGATGACAAAGAATGGGGCTCGGCTTATCCAAGAGAAAAATCATTGGTTGCAAAACAGAAAGGTGCAAAAGGAATTCTTTTCGTTTCGCTTCCGAATGATGAAAAGCCACAGCCGCTGATTGGAAGTGTGATGCACGGTGAGGGAGAACAACCAACAGATTTTCCACAACTGCATATTTCAATCGAAGCTGCCAATCAAGTGTTACAGAAAGTCGGATTAACACTCAGTGAATGTCAGACTAAAATTGATGAAAAGAAAAAACCATTTTCGTTTTTAACAAGAACAAAAGCGAAAGTAATTACTACAACATATTATCAGAAAGAAGCTAAGACAATGAATGTGGTCGCCTTGCTGGAAGGTAGCGATCCCGTTCTAAAAAATGAATATGTTGTTATTGGTGCTCATCTCGATCATGTAGGTTCGCAGGCAGGATTACTTTTTCCCGGTGCAAATGATAATGCCTCCGGTTCGGCTGGTGTGCTCGAAATTGCAAAAGCATTTGTTGCTGATAAAGTTAAACCCAAACGCTCAATAATTTTTGTTTTGTTTGCAAGTGAAGAACAAGGATTAAACGGCTCAAAACATTTTGTTGAAAATCTGAAAGTATCTAAAGAAAAAATTATAGCAATGCTTAATCTCGATTGCATCGGCTATGGTGATAGCATTCAGGTTGGAAATGGAAAAAGCTCTCCGAAGCTATGGCAGATTGCAAAAGAATTTGATGAGAAAAATTTTAAGCTAATGGTAAATGATACCTGGAGCGGTGGAGGAGCAGATGCAACACCTTTTCACGAAAAAGGAATTCCCTCACTTTACTTTGTTTCAAAGTACAGTTATGATCATCTTCATCTTCCTACTGACACAGTAGAAACACTTAATCCTGATTTATATGAAAAGATTGTTAAGCTTGCTTTCTTAGCTGCAAAACATATTGCGGATGGAAAGTATGAAAGAGAAATCATAAAATGA
- a CDS encoding MarR family winged helix-turn-helix transcriptional regulator — MKSIFNHKYQHSDLDSKLVLALERISHIFRVLLWEQTKQYNLSPIQTQILIYVYHQPKTDRNITTLARRLNITKATVSDAVKSLVQKKLVKKLSDKEDARFFYLELTSKGKELVKKIESWGEKFRRNFKDISIDKKINLYETLLQILISFEEEGIINRNRICITCRHFQIQKKNRKETYFCQLLNLPLRTEELRVDCPEHELAVG; from the coding sequence GTGAAATCTATATTCAATCATAAATATCAGCACAGCGATCTGGATTCAAAACTTGTTCTTGCACTTGAGAGAATAAGTCACATTTTCAGAGTACTGCTTTGGGAACAGACCAAACAGTATAATCTCAGTCCGATTCAGACACAGATTCTTATTTATGTTTACCATCAGCCGAAAACCGACAGAAACATCACCACACTTGCCCGGCGATTAAATATTACAAAAGCAACCGTAAGCGATGCTGTTAAATCTTTGGTCCAGAAAAAACTAGTAAAAAAACTTTCTGATAAAGAAGATGCAAGATTCTTTTATCTTGAATTGACTTCAAAAGGGAAAGAACTTGTAAAGAAAATTGAAAGCTGGGGTGAAAAGTTCAGAAGAAATTTCAAAGATATTTCCATAGATAAAAAAATAAACCTTTATGAAACTCTTCTTCAGATACTAATCAGCTTTGAAGAAGAAGGAATAATAAACCGCAACCGAATTTGTATTACCTGCAGACACTTTCAAATTCAGAAGAAGAACAGAAAAGAAACCTATTTCTGCCAGCTTCTGAATCTTCCACTTCGAACTGAAGAACTCAGAGTTGATTGTCCTGAGCACGAATTAGCAGTTGGATGA
- a CDS encoding cytochrome P460 family protein, which translates to MKKQIILSFGLFAAIVVGTAVLFGFGNDEVKYPDGYRNWTHVKTLILEKGHPLYDAFGGIHHIYANKTALEGYKAGNKFKDGSVIVFDLLETVSADNAIAEGNRKVVGVMEKNSKKYKDTGGWGFEGFKGDTKERVVKNMYGECFSCHLSQKDKDYVFSEYRK; encoded by the coding sequence ATGAAAAAACAAATCATTCTTTCTTTCGGTCTTTTTGCTGCAATAGTAGTCGGAACAGCAGTATTGTTTGGCTTCGGTAATGATGAAGTCAAATATCCCGATGGTTACAGAAACTGGACGCATGTAAAAACACTTATTCTTGAAAAAGGTCATCCGCTTTACGATGCTTTCGGTGGAATTCATCATATCTATGCAAACAAAACTGCACTCGAAGGATATAAAGCCGGAAATAAATTCAAAGATGGTTCTGTAATAGTTTTTGATTTGCTGGAAACAGTTTCCGCAGATAATGCAATTGCAGAGGGAAACAGAAAAGTTGTCGGTGTAATGGAAAAAAACTCAAAAAAATACAAAGACACCGGCGGTTGGGGATTTGAAGGATTTAAAGGTGACACTAAAGAAAGAGTTGTGAAAAATATGTACGGCGAATGTTTCAGCTGTCATCTTTCGCAAAAAGATAAAGATTATGTTTTTAGTGAGTACAGAAAGTGA